The genome window TAAAGTAAAATATAATCTTATTACTATTTGCAAATAACTTATCAATGCATCCAAACGTTTGTCAATAATCCTCTGTTCATTGACTCATgagtaataataacaataagaAAATACTGACTCcatagatgaaaaaaaatcgtacgaAAAATGTACTTTGGTATTTTCCCCCGAAGCCACTCATTAGCGAGATAATCActctattgaaatattttcactgaacgATATTGCTAGTGAGTGACTTCAGGGGAGCAATCAAGAATGAACATTGACTGTCAAGGTATTTAAgtgtattttcaaaataatgttGATGGATTTCTCCAGGAGACTGAACACTCGTTTGCCAATTAACATTAACTGtaataatccaataattttcacatttgcCCGATGATTTGAAAGGCCAGCCAAAAACTCTCAAAATAAGACTCATACATGTTTTGGAATTCAAGACGATAAtcgtttaacaaaaaaaacatcaactcAGCCCGTGTTTATTGACTTTTACAGTTGAAACTCTACAACACTGTGATAGAAGATGTCATTGCGGGAGTACGAGATTCATTTTTAGACGAGGGAGTTGATGAGCAAGTGCTTTTAGAACTGAAGCAAATATGGGAACAGAAGTTGATGCAAACAAAAGCTGTGGAGGTTAATCCAGAGCCTCTTGAGCCACAACCACCGCAAATGCCTACACCTAAAAATACAACTGCTAGTAAAGGTACTGGAACATTTATATactgtgataaaaaaaaatattgaaaagtgGTTGATAGGAGATTGCGCAGGAGGTAATCACTGTTTACTTCCGTTCTAAAGCAATAACTTTTACCAAGGCTTACAGTGGAGGAATGGAGATCAGTATATCCTCCAAATCCATCTCCAAATACTCCAAtgatattgaattattctaaaaaaaaatgcagattAATGTCAAATTTTAAGACATTCAACATAAAAGCTActcttaattttatttatagtaAAATGATCCTATAATTAACTACAATTGTGATATCTAGAAATCGACTAGTTGGGGTGCAATAGTGATGTAAAATATGCAAAAGGTCttcctaaaaaaaatctattgttcTCCCAAAAAGATAATTCCTTGGCAAAagctttttttaatgagactgCCTGTTGTcctcattgattaatttttttgtactcAATTATTACAATGAATTTCTCAGCTGCAAATATTGGGAATCACTTCGCTCAACAACAAAcatcagcagcagcagcagcaaacCAAGCACAATCTCAACAGCAGAATCAACAGCATCAACAAGTCCCAGCTCCCCAGCCAATTCGTGCAGCTGCTCCACAGCATCAAAGTGTTCAACCAACTCCACCAGCTCAACAAGTGATAACCACACCAACAGCGTTGTTCGATCGTCCAGTTCCCATTCAGATAACCCTTCCTGGTAATCCAGCAACTGGTGATGGAAAACCGAAAATTCTGACGATTCAAGTGCCAGCATCAGCTATTCAGAGTAATCAGTTGCATACAATTCTCACTGGGCCGGTTATCACTGCGGCCATGGGTTTTCCTatggatgtggcatcacaatTGCTACAGCAACATGTTGATAAGACTCTTCAAGGACAGGCTACACTTGCACCTATGGATATGAATCAACCATTGCAAGTTATTCAGGGGTCTAATAATGTGCAGAATCTACCTGTGCAGAACCAGGTgagttttaatttaaaattttggttaGAAGGTTATTTTTGAACTTTTATGGAGTAATCGGTTGattctatttcatttttgaGTTCAGTACAAactcatcaataaatttaaaaggctaaaaattctatttttttttattatctccGATTTAACGAGCACTGCTTCCTCCTGATTTTTGTCGGTTTAGAGAGTCCTGGCTGGTATTAAAATACCGGGGACAAGTACTGGGCCATTTTCATGTGCACGACCCTAAATGGATCAgtatattttggaaataacCGCATAGAGTTATTATTACTAATAAATTGACTAATTCAGTAGTTTCCACATGAGATTCTTTCTTTCGATTTAGTAGAGATGGcgattttaatggaaaaaagcTCAACGTCCAGATGACGGTTCCAAGAATCCCTTCTCTCAATAACCATATTACGATTCATTTCATACATAAACTAATGAATAATCTAATGTGATGTGAATCATGATATTCTAGACTCAGGGGAATATTGCTCAGTTGGATGGACCTCAGGTGGACACGTCGGACGACGACGAAGAGGACGAAGAAGATGACAATGACGACGATGATGACTTGGATGATGACAAGGACGCCGAGGAAGACGACGATGCTGGTGCCCGTGAAGAGGTAATTCAATTTCTTCCATTTTGTGAAAACCAACctggcaatttttttctaaatcttGTGTTATGTTAATacaattaaaagaaatagattGCAATAATCGAAGCAAACGACTTTGtattgaatttagaaaatattgCTGTGGctctattgacaaaaatatcTCGTCAACATTCACACATTGTTTACTCAATGTATGTTCAATTATTAGCTGAGGCTTTCCCGTATTCTCATAgccttattttatttcttcaatattttcataggAGCCACTCAATTCAGAAGACGACGTTACGGATGACGATCTCTCTGATTTGTTCGACACGGATAATGTAGTGGTGTGCCAGTACGACAAGGTCAGTAACAATTAATCAAACAGTTAGTCAGTCTTgatgtggaaaaatatttagaataaaaaaattatttattaagcaTTGGacgaattaaataattcaaaattttttatgtagTGAATTTGAGTTTCTGGTTCATCTGTCGAGTTTTCATCCCCTGTAGgtccatttattttttgttgaaaagtCAAAATACGCTTACAAAATGACGGGTTATTATGACAACAGATTATGATGAATAAGCCTCCACACATGTGCTAATTTTTTAACCACAAACTTTGTTTTTAGATAACAAGGAGtagaaataaatggaaattctACCTCAAAGATGGAATCATGAGTTTGAGTGGTAAGGATTATGTTTTCCAAAAAGCCAATGGTGACGCTGAATGGTGAAATCGTTCTCCAGAGTAATTAAAATTCGTAAAATAACTAAGAtactttaaataaatgaaaaaaaaaaccggtcATCTCCggacattttttcgttgtcgATAGAGGGGTCTAATTCTAGCATATCACGCGGAGTTTGGCTGATATATTTCGACAGTGTGAAAGGTAAAAACAAACGCATTTTTTGAGAAgaaagaaattattgaaaaaaacgaCACGTTCACATGAGACACATAAATAAACGAACCACTGTAATGTTCGTGATCGtctgaggttttttttattaatttatagaaAATGAATAGGAAAATGGATTAGGTGGTGGATTTTAGGGGGTGACTTCGTTCCTCGCAGGATGGCTAAGCACCAGCTGCAACATTatgtttttgtttcatttaatttacgtTGTTTCTTGCAAATGTTGAGAATGTTTCTCCTGGtagccgattttttttttatgcatcTGATGTGATACAAGAATGCATCGCTTGTTTGACGGagacgataattttttttttttttcatcttactGAAGTTACTCGGGCATGAACATAGTACACGTGTGTGAAATAGAGGATGGGAAAATATGGCGTAATGAAAATAACTGCGTAGAGGTTATAAGAAAAGTTACAATTGTATTGCGAAGTGGTGGAATTTTTGAGAAGTATAATTCAATTGTATAAGGTACATGTGAAATTATCTGTCTGTATTTTCACTCGGTAATGAATGGCTTTAGGGATAATTGGGTGTGCAAAGATCattcgatatgatatttcttATGGGACAGATCCCTTTCTCCTAAAATGACCTATTACCGAGCTGAAAGGAAAATCTTTCTGATATTTCTccataaaattcataaaaactcAATATATCAAGAGGAAAGGGAACTTCTGGTATCTATATCAATTATTAGAACagtattttctattatttaatTGTCAAAATACTTAAATGTCTTGATGATGCAATGATTGAGCccataaaattattctataaatacaaattaataattttaagagACACCACAGTTTCAATAATTCGTATAGATAAGGGGGTTCTGTTCTTCTCTAAGTTTTACATTCACAGAATTGgtctttcaaaaatttccaactttTTACCACTACAACTAAGTGCAACTCCATTCACCGGACACCTCCCGGATGTTCTCAAACAGTGTCGAGCCTTGATCGATTCAAGGAAAAACAAGGCCAAATATCTATGTAAGCAGCGGGATTATTGGTGCCTAAACTGCATTACTGTAAATAATTTCTAGAAATATAAAAGAAGACAttaagccaaaaaaaaaactaatggaaaattgaatactAATCCCAGTAATTCGTTGAGAAAAAAACCAACTTCAATTAgcaatttttatataattacGCGAGAGCTTTAAGAAATACATGTGTCTTACAATgttgtcataaaaataatcaagtcTCGAGCAATAATTATTGATCAGTTGTCATAAATTGTCTAATAAAAATCCGTTCTTCCGGAACACAAAAACATCATGTGCAAAACATGAaacctttttcatttttagtcgacaattcaatgtttattcaataacgaaattaataatgattaatcaattgattCAACAGTGAGTGCATTagctaaataattattgattgagGGCCATGTACTATCCTTTCATacgtgagagagagaggataactattttaataaatttattaaatggcACTGGCCccggaaataatttcaatgagtTCTCCAGTGATAACAGCCTGTCTCGTTCTATTGTACTCCAACTGCAGTTGTTTTATCATTTCGGATGCATTTTTAGATGCATTCTCCATTGCTGTCATGCGTGCTGCCTGCTCAGCCACTGATCCCTCCTTCAAGACGAGATATATCATTGCTGCTATTGAAAATTCGATCCAACAGTCCACGATATTGTCATCTAGGGCGTCATAAAGAGCAATTTTTGGGGCCGATGCAATTGCTGAACGATCAAAGAGGTTCAACGTAGAGACTGTATATACACTTGGACTGATCAATCTAATTGAAGAGAagtaatattatattataattcAGCGACGAAGGGGTAAAGCGAGATGATATAacttatctcattttaccactGTGATAATGAATTAGGAGAAGAGGAATAATTTGGGTTATTATGGATTGATAAAACAATGATTtcctaatttattcattcatctccaatttattttcatcctcACAAAATTATGGTATCTGTATGTCAATTAACTTGTTATAATAAACTTGTATCTGCGAGAATTGGTAATCCGCCATAGACTTCAGTATCATCTGGGCTATTCGGCTTGCATCAATGAACGTCGAGGGTTTTTTTCCGATTTCCGAGGCTATccagaggatttttttggcGTAAACTCGGGATAAAATAACCCTAGACTTTTCGCCAATGCAGATTAACTTGGTCAGCGGGTTCGTGTCCACTTTTAAGGACTCAATTGACATGTGAACTGCCCTCGCAACACCCGAATGAATGGCTCCACATAGTCCTCGGTCTCCAGTGACGGCTAGGACCAACCTGGAGTCTGGTTTAGGGTCCAAAGTGAGACCAACGGTCTCGATAAAATACTGGGGACTGTTGCCAAATGGTCTGGAGGTTAATAATTCACGTTCTGCCTTTGCATATTTTGCTGCTGACACCAATCTCAttgttttagaaatttttcttgtGTTCTCCACGGATTTTATACGATTCTTTATAACTTTTAATGAAGACATTGTGTGTAACTTCACCTGGAGTGTTATATCGCTCGGCGATACttttttgttttgaaaaattaattcttgttTCACGTCAACATGagtagaatttaatttttatggtaatagtccatttttttctgctgCAGGTAGCTTCGAATGGAAATAAAGAATTAAGAacataattgataattcatgTTTATAATTAGTGATGCGTTCAATTAAACCATAAAAGAAACGAAATTGAATcctaaaattatatttctaaaTTATCTTGAATGATGACGAAGAAACACGACttaacaatttaattgaatttttaaactcGCACATGTAAAATAATCATTACTGAGTTTTCTGTACTTTTTTGGTTTAACTAATTctataatcattttttattctgttaatttttcaaatgctaGCGACCGgacgattaaaaaatgaatataaactttgaatttttatcacaaGGTAGATTCTACCAGTTCTTAATGAGAAGTTTCCATATGTCTTTGTCAGGATGTtatgtggaaaaatattttacatctTACAGTTAGATTCATTCACACGAATGTTTTCCGCTATCTTTGAAAAACTACTGACAATATATACAcatgtatatacatatatacattcGATACATGTTAGAACCACTCTCTCTTCGACGAACTCCTGTGGTTAACATTACACATCCTGACATAGAAACTCAGCAATTTCAAAATTGCAAGCCTGTCTTGACCCTCATCAGgactatgaaaaatataaagttaTAAAATTTAACATAACAATCGTAACATCAGAGAATTCACGCAATAAATATCCTTCTCAACATGAAGGACATAAGTGAGGTGTCTTGGACATTATGATGTGTACAAATCCGTCACTAGAACTACCAATTTCAAAGGATTTATATGATTTAAGATTTGTAGTTTATATCATTACAAATTGAGCGATTCATAAAGAGAATTAGAAACAAGTAATTGATGAAATCTCATTAAAGTGGTTCTACTCtttgaatgaatttcaaaattatcgaacacTATCACATTTCCTGTTggttttttaagaaaaaacataaaaaatcaaacctTAGCACAATGTcttatgaaaaaatcaacattttcgttgcaattacaaattaaaatttgctTTTTTCCCCTTCGTAAAACATAATCCACTGAACATATTTAAAACAGCGCATTCAGTCGGTCAAAGactgacaataaaaaatacagacggCATCCATAAACTTCACTGACGAGTGACTTTCTTCTGCACTCTCTTATTATGATTATAACATTTAATTTGCTCTCTCAGTGCTTCCTGATTATTCAATCTCATTCTGGACAAGATTTTCACTTTCACCAAAAATTTTAAAGCTGTCAGTCGATGAGAGTAGCAATTAAGGTTCTCGATAAACCAATCAGGAGTCGATAGCTGAAGAGCTCCTTTTAAATTGGCAGTGATATTGCGATGGATTGATGCTGAGCCCCAGTGTTTCCTCCAAATTTGATCAAAAGCTTGCAATTGCAGCT of Diachasmimorpha longicaudata isolate KC_UGA_2023 chromosome 3, iyDiaLong2, whole genome shotgun sequence contains these proteins:
- the LOC135161030 gene encoding transcription initiation factor IIA subunit 1; amino-acid sequence: MALSQTSVLKLYNTVIEDVIAGVRDSFLDEGVDEQVLLELKQIWEQKLMQTKAVEVNPEPLEPQPPQMPTPKNTTASKAANIGNHFAQQQTSAAAAANQAQSQQQNQQHQQVPAPQPIRAAAPQHQSVQPTPPAQQVITTPTALFDRPVPIQITLPGNPATGDGKPKILTIQVPASAIQSNQLHTILTGPVITAAMGFPMDVASQLLQQHVDKTLQGQATLAPMDMNQPLQVIQGSNNVQNLPVQNQTQGNIAQLDGPQVDTSDDDEEDEEDDNDDDDDLDDDKDAEEDDDAGAREEEPLNSEDDVTDDDLSDLFDTDNVVVCQYDKITRSRNKWKFYLKDGIMSLSGKDYVFQKANGDAEW
- the LOC135161031 gene encoding ATP synthase subunit gamma, mitochondrial-like; this translates as MSSLKVIKNRIKSVENTRKISKTMRLVSAAKYAKAERELLTSRPFGNSPQYFIETVGLTLDPKPDSRLVLAVTGDRGLCGAIHSGVARAVHMSIESLKVDTNPLTKLICIGEKSRVILSRVYAKKILWIASEIGKKPSTFIDASRIAQMILKSMADYQFSQIQVYYNKLISPSVYTVSTLNLFDRSAIASAPKIALYDALDDNIVDCWIEFSIAAMIYLVLKEGSVAEQAARMTAMENASKNASEMIKQLQLEYNRTRQAVITGELIEIISGASAI